Proteins encoded together in one Penicillium digitatum chromosome 1, complete sequence window:
- a CDS encoding Zinc-containing alcohol dehydrogenase, putative: MHAIHVHPAPPSKTAYSPANPAPTTALHNDKIPIPTPTAPNQLLIHINATTVVRDMLTWPETYYQPYTIPGHDFSGTVASVSRGSTTTLKPGTAVFDMTSADHGSTWASYALVATDEVAPKPATLGWEEAAALPLSAQTAYEAEALFVHAGLPLPLSVGCAPSEPQRYREKDPQHARHLEKWVLVTGAVGGFLVQLAARAGMHVVAASGPVARNGAFSMELGAEGVVKYVDLEGGQERRFDVVVDSVDEKVLEWCWGSVKEGGVLISVDSASFDFCRGSREAWVEEGWG; encoded by the coding sequence ATGCACGCCATCCATGTCCACCCAGCACCACCCTCCAAAACAGCCTATTCCCCAGCCAACCCCGCCCCAACAACAGCCCTCCACAATGACAAAATCCCCATCCCAACTCCAACAGCCCCAAACCAGCTCCTAATCCACATCAATGCAACAACCGTAGTCCGCGACATGCTCACATGGCCCGAGACATACTACCAACCCTACACAATCCCAGGCCATGACTTTTCAGGCACAGTAGCATCAGTTTCCCGAGGTTCGACAACAACCCTCAAACCCGGCACCGCCGTCTTCGATATGACGTCCGCAGACCACGGCTCAACCTGGGCATCATACGCACTCGTCGCAACTGACGAGGTCGCACCCAAACCAGCCACTCTCGGATGGGAAGAGGCCGCGGCATTACCGCTTAGCGCGCAGACGGCGTACGAGGCGGAGGCACTCTTTGTGCATGCGGGTCTTCCGCTTCCTCTTTCAGTCGGGTGTGCGCCCTCAGAACCACAGCGTTACCGGGAGAAGGATCCCCAGCATGCTCGTCATTTGGAAAAGTGGGTGCTTGTTACTGGTGCTGTTGGGGGTTTCCTTGTGCAGCTTGCTGCACGTGCTGGGATGCATGTTGTTGCGGCTAGTGGGCCTGTTGCGAGGAATGGGGCGTTTTCGATGGAGTTGGGGGCTGAGGGGGTTGTTAAGTATGTGGACTTAGAGGGTGGTCAGGAGCGTCGGTTTGATGTTGTTGTTGACTcggttgatgagaaggtcCTGGAGTGGTGTTGGGGGTCTGTGAAGGAGGGAGGTGTGTTGATATCTGTGGATTCGGCGAGCTTTGATTTTTGTCGAGGTTCACGCGAAGCGTGGGTTGAGGAGGGATGGGGTTAA